The proteins below are encoded in one region of Penicillium psychrofluorescens genome assembly, chromosome: 4:
- a CDS encoding uncharacterized protein (ID:PFLUO_006400-T1.cds;~source:funannotate) has protein sequence MSYSQSSTGSNGMAYNMLNASQSLSSTPRATPPPPKGGSQASSFGIPNGLPRGSFGGYDGSNDYDKPQIYRAVYSNVSVYEMEVNNVAVMKRRFDSWLNATQILKVAGVVKARRTKTLEKEIAAGEHEKVQGGYGKYQGTWVNYQRGVELCREYHVEEMLRPLLEYDQSPDGTGGPSQGTLDTPTKEQAMAAQRKRMYSGVDNRSMSQPQQGTFFQNISRTAATAVNALSKARFDSPNANSRRPSMARKSSQQMNSQESMAFSSQQSIYSVSDSGFGSLQNRYQGPDDHDEQVEPPRKRMRSASQHGLPASLHREPSNLSMHDPTPTEPNDSFYQDIDLPPPPPDNGQKRGLETLAPASTPERFQKMKLIMTLFLDKRAKDFSNHPALVQLTGYDLEIPLDEYRNNALHWAAMLARMPLVNALVAKGVDISRTNGAGETALQKSVGTRNNLDYRSFPRLLQVLAPTIDMVDYSGRTILHHIAMMAATGGGGHVSAKHYLESLLEFIVRHGGIVPTTNGDSAMNGSHNPDVISLGRFISEIVNLRDDQGDTALNLAGRARSVLVPQLLEVGADPHIPNHTGLRPADYGVGVDMVDGAPQSQQASDRSDTFIDQLAKSKKEILDATMSQISAMVEEALGGIDRKLASSVSQKQEKFDHWHAKIREAAKARQIEQKQFDELKRKSSDRVEFDRRIKNLERSAEGLVTTIKNEDGCDPSRNAVVGDADQDSGIDITVFETLFSDTLDAASGFSTEQTAFLTSLPAETVLTHRVKCYKEFNAELLAEVDGLKAKNAVLGQNYRRMVMACTGWTAEQVDEAAEGLTQCVKELNDNPVPEDEAIEILMRDRGQDW, from the exons TGCCTCGCAATCCCTCTCCTCCACGCCTCGTGCCACGCCGCCGCCCCCAAAAGGAGGATCGCAGGCCTCCTCCTTTGGCATTCCAAACGGCCTACCCCGGGGTAGTTTCGGCGGATATGATGGCTCGAATGACTACGACAAGCCGCAGATCTACCGG GCTGTCTATTCCAATGTGTCCGTTTACGAAATGGAAGTTAATAACGTCGCGGTGATGAAGCGGCGGTTCGACTCCTGGCTGAACGCAACCCAGATCCTGAAAGTGGCCGGCGTGGTGAAAGCGAGACGAACCAAAACCctggagaaagagattgCCGCCGGTGAACACGAGAAGGTGCAGGGAGGCTATGGAAAATACCAAGGCACATGGGTCAACTACCAGCGAGGCGTGGAATTGTGTCGAGAATACCATGTCGAAGAGATGCTGCGGCCGTTGCTGGAGTACGATCAGAGCCCCGATGGCACCGGCGGCCCTTCCCAGGGGACTCTGGACACGCCTACAAAGGAGCAGGCGATGGCGGCTCAGCGGAAGAGGATGTACAGTGGGGTTGATAACCGGAGTATGTCTCAGCCCCAGCAGGGCACATTCTTCCAAAATATCTCGCGCACCGCGGCAACCGCCGTCAATGCCCTCAGCAAGGCTCGATTCGATTCACCCAATGCAAACAGCCGCCGGCCCAGTATGGCTCGGAAGTCTTCGCAGCAGATGAACAGCCAAGAGTCTATGGCCTTCAGCAGCCAGCAGAGCATTTACAGTGTTTCCGACAGTGGATTTGGGAGCCTGCAGAACCGCTACCAGGGTCCCgatgaccatgatgaacaGGTAGAGCCACCACGCAAACGCATGCGTTCTGCATCACAACATGGCCTGCCGGCTAGCTTGCACCGGGAGCCATCGAACCTGTCCATGCACGATCCTACGCCGACGGAGCCCAACGACTCCTTCTACCAAGACATTGATCTTCCGCCACCCCCGCCAGACAATGGCCAAAAACGCGGTCTCGAGACACTGGCACCAGCCTCGACTCCAGAAAGATTCCAGAAGATGAAACTGATCATGACTTTATTCCTCGACAAGCGGGCGAAGGATTTCTCAAATCACCCAGCTCTGGTGCAGCTGACTGGATATGACCTCGAGATTCCTCTAGACGAGTATCGAAACAACGCCCTGCATTGGGCTGCGATGCTTGCACGGATGCCCCTGGTCAATGCACTGGTCGCCAAAGGCGTCGATATTTCACGGACTAATGGTGCTGGTGAGACGGCCCTTCAGAAGTCTGTGGGGACACGGAACAATCTTGACTACCGCAGTTTCCCTCGTTTGCTGCAGGTGCTCGCTCCGACGATCGACATGGTCGATTACAGCGGACGAACCATTCTGCATCAtatcgccatgatggcggctacgggcggcggtggccatgTGTCTGCAAAACATTACCTCGAGTCACTGCTGGAATTCATTGTGCGCCATGGTGGTATCGTGCCAACCACAAACGGAGATTCCGCGATGAACGGGTCTCACAACCCCGATGTGATCTCCTTGGGGCGGTTCATCTCGGAGATCGTCAATCTACGTGATGACCAGGGCGACACTGCCCTCAATCTGGCGGGACGGGCTCGCTCGGTACTTGTCCCGCAGCTTCTGGAAGTGGGCGCAGACCCTCATATCCCCAATCATACTGGTCTGCGCCCGGCGGATTATGGTGTTGGTGTCGATATGGTTGACGGCGCCCCGCAGTCCCAGCAAGCGTCAGATCGGAGCGACACGTTCATTGACCAGCTGGCAAAATCCAAGAAGGAGATTCTCGATG CGACGATGTCCCAGATCAGCGCGATGGTCGAAGAGGCTCTTGGTGGTATAGACCGAAAGCTTGCCTCAAGTGTCTCTCAAAAACAAGAGAAATTCGATCACTGGCATGCGAAGATCCGCGAGGCGGCCAAGGCTCGACAGATCGAGCAGAAGCAGTTCGATGAGCTGAAGCGCAAGTCTTCAGATCGAGTGGAGTTTGACCGGCGCATCAAGAACCTGGAGCGGTCTGCAGAGGGCTTGGTCACTACCATCAAAAATGAAGATGGGTGTGATCCGTCTAGAAATGCTGTTGTGGGTGATGCCGACCAAGATTCTGGGATTGACATCACTGTTTTCGAGACCTTATTCTCCGACACACTCGATGCGGCCTCTGGGTTTTCTACAGAGCAGACCGCATTCCTAACCTCCTTGCCAGCCGAGACTGTGCTCACGCATCGCGTCAAGTGCTACAAAGAATTCAATGCCGAGCTCCTGGCAGAGGTTGACGGTCTGAAAGCCAAGAACGCTGTGCTCGGTCAAAATTACCGCCGCATGGTCATGGCATGCACGGGGTGGACAGCGGAGCAAGTAGATGAGGCGGCAGAGGGTTTGACCCAATGCGTCAAGGAGTTGAACGATAACCCCGTCccggaggacgaggccatcgagaTCCTCATGCGGGATCGAGGACAGGACTGGTAA